Proteins from a genomic interval of Providencia stuartii:
- the lolE gene encoding lipoprotein-releasing ABC transporter permease subunit LolE, which translates to MSGLPLTLLTALRFSRGRRRTGMVSLVSIVSTLGIVLGVAVLIIGLSAMNGFERELKNRVLSVVPHGQIYAVKAPYQDWQYANNVIRNTPGVKAVSPYVGFTGLLERGANLKAIQIMGVSPETESEVSELPNFVLDDAWKNFKAGEQSIILGQGVANALNVAVGDWVTIMIPNTDASLKIQQPKRIRVQVAGIFRLSGLLDHQLALIPLADAQAYLDYGEGITGFEIKADDPFNADKIVYDAGLKTMHHVVVKSWIGDYGYMYNDIQMVRGIMYLAMILVIGVACFNIVSTLVMAVKDKSSDIAVLRTLGAKDRQIRAIFLWYGLLSGLVGSCIGAVLGVVISLNLTTIIKGLEYVIGHPILSGDVYFIDFLPSQLHLLDVVYVLLTTVVLSLVASWYPARRASKLDPARILSGQ; encoded by the coding sequence ATGTCTGGATTACCACTGACTTTACTCACTGCGCTACGCTTTAGCCGAGGTCGCCGTCGTACGGGCATGGTATCACTGGTGTCTATTGTCTCAACACTCGGTATTGTGCTTGGTGTGGCAGTACTGATTATTGGCTTGAGCGCCATGAATGGTTTTGAACGCGAATTGAAAAATCGTGTGTTGTCAGTTGTTCCCCATGGGCAAATTTACGCAGTTAAGGCGCCTTATCAAGATTGGCAGTATGCAAATAATGTGATCCGCAATACGCCGGGCGTTAAAGCCGTTAGTCCTTATGTTGGTTTTACAGGCTTGTTAGAGCGAGGAGCTAATCTCAAAGCGATACAAATAATGGGGGTTTCACCAGAAACAGAGTCTGAGGTGAGTGAACTGCCGAATTTTGTTCTCGACGATGCTTGGAAAAATTTTAAGGCTGGGGAACAATCGATTATTTTGGGGCAAGGCGTGGCGAATGCATTGAATGTCGCAGTAGGCGATTGGGTCACTATTATGATCCCCAATACGGATGCGAGTTTAAAAATACAACAGCCTAAACGGATCCGTGTTCAGGTTGCCGGTATTTTTCGTTTAAGCGGTTTGCTGGACCATCAACTGGCCTTGATTCCGCTGGCCGATGCCCAAGCGTATTTAGATTATGGCGAGGGTATTACAGGATTTGAAATTAAAGCAGATGATCCGTTTAATGCCGATAAAATTGTTTATGATGCAGGGTTGAAGACAATGCATCATGTCGTCGTGAAGAGCTGGATTGGCGATTATGGTTACATGTACAACGATATTCAAATGGTGCGCGGTATTATGTATTTAGCCATGATCCTTGTCATCGGCGTTGCATGTTTCAATATCGTTTCAACACTGGTCATGGCAGTGAAGGACAAGAGCAGTGATATTGCGGTATTACGTACACTGGGCGCTAAAGACAGGCAAATTAGAGCGATATTTTTGTGGTACGGTCTGTTAAGTGGATTAGTGGGCTCATGCATTGGTGCGGTACTGGGTGTGGTGATTTCCTTAAATCTAACCACCATCATCAAAGGTCTTGAATATGTGATTGGCCATCCTATTTTATCAGGTGATGTGTATTTTATCGATTTCCTGCCTTCTCAACTGCATCTGTTAGATGTGGTGTATGTATTGTTGACGACGGTAGTATTAAGCCTAGTCGCTAGTTGGTATCCAGCGCGTAGAGCTAGCAAATTAGACCCTGCACGTATTTTGAGTGGTCAATAA
- the cobB gene encoding Sir2 family NAD+-dependent deacetylase, with product MRFRHRLKKLKKIKMLRRQRDRKRFFYSENRITNMKNVKVVVLTGAGISAESGIKTFRSSDGLWEEHRVEDVATPEGFARDPKLVQRFYNERRRQLQQENIKPNPAHFALAQLEALLGDNFLLVTQNIDNLHERAGSKRIVHMHGELLKVRCSWSNQVVEWKGDLSVEERCHCCQFPQPLRPHIVWFGEMPFGMDQIYQSLEEATIFIAIGTSGHVYPAAGFVHEARLNGAHTVELNLEPSQVESEFEEKHYGLASQVVVDYVNQLMSELSSTRESQ from the coding sequence TTGCGTTTTCGTCATAGGCTAAAGAAACTTAAAAAAATTAAAATGTTACGTCGTCAACGAGATCGCAAACGTTTTTTTTACAGTGAAAATAGAATAACCAATATGAAAAATGTGAAAGTAGTCGTATTAACAGGAGCCGGAATTTCAGCCGAATCAGGCATTAAAACGTTTCGTTCCTCCGATGGATTATGGGAAGAACATCGTGTTGAAGATGTTGCAACCCCTGAAGGATTTGCGCGAGACCCTAAATTAGTACAACGTTTTTATAATGAGCGTCGCCGTCAGCTACAACAAGAAAATATTAAACCAAACCCTGCACATTTTGCATTAGCACAGTTAGAAGCGTTGCTAGGCGATAACTTTCTGCTCGTTACTCAAAATATTGATAATTTACATGAACGTGCGGGCAGCAAACGTATTGTGCATATGCATGGTGAATTATTGAAGGTACGTTGTAGTTGGTCAAATCAAGTCGTGGAATGGAAAGGGGATCTCAGCGTGGAAGAACGCTGCCATTGTTGCCAATTTCCTCAACCACTAAGACCCCATATCGTCTGGTTTGGTGAGATGCCCTTTGGTATGGACCAAATCTACCAATCGCTTGAAGAAGCGACAATTTTTATTGCAATTGGCACTTCTGGACATGTTTACCCCGCTGCGGGTTTTGTGCATGAAGCAAGGTTAAATGGGGCACATACCGTTGAGCTTAATCTAGAGCCGAGTCAAGTTGAAAGTGAATTTGAAGAGAAGCATTATGGTCTTGCTAGCCAAGTGGTGGTGGATTACGTCAATCAGCTTATGAGTGAATTGAGTTCGACTCGCGAAAGTCAATGA
- the pepT gene encoding peptidase T, with protein sequence MDKLLERFFEYTAFDTQSKLNAKTVPSSTGQLKFARALVNELKMLGFEDVALSEYGCVTACLSANVDWEVPTIGFISHLDTSPDFSGKNVAPQVLENYRGGDIALGIGDEVLSPVMFPVLHGMIGKTLIMTDGKTLLGADDKAGIAEIITALVRLKENKIPHGKICLAFTPDEEIGRGAQHIDLKVFDARWAYTVDGGAVGELEYENFNAANVAIKIVGNNVHPGTAKGVMVNALALANRIHAELPKEETPENTEGYEGFYHLNSMKGSVEKAEMNYLIRDFDSQGFEARKKNIIRIAEKVGQGLHPSCYIELTIDDSYYNMHKEVMKHPHVIEIAHQAMKDCGIDPIIQPIRGGTDGAQLSYRGLPCPNIFTGGYNFHSKHEFITLEGMEKAVEVIMRIAELTAQRAKNEQ encoded by the coding sequence ATGGATAAACTTTTAGAGCGGTTTTTTGAGTATACCGCTTTTGACACACAATCAAAACTCAACGCAAAAACAGTACCTAGTAGCACAGGGCAATTAAAATTTGCTCGTGCTCTCGTCAATGAATTAAAAATGTTGGGCTTTGAAGACGTCGCGCTTTCTGAGTATGGGTGTGTAACGGCTTGCTTATCCGCCAATGTTGATTGGGAAGTTCCCACCATCGGCTTTATTTCACATTTAGACACGTCACCTGATTTTTCAGGTAAAAATGTGGCTCCACAAGTTTTGGAAAATTATCGTGGTGGTGATATTGCTCTAGGGATTGGTGACGAAGTGTTATCGCCCGTAATGTTTCCGGTCTTACATGGAATGATTGGTAAAACGCTGATCATGACCGATGGCAAGACATTACTGGGCGCTGATGATAAAGCGGGTATTGCAGAGATCATTACGGCTTTAGTTCGTCTTAAAGAGAATAAAATTCCACATGGTAAAATTTGTCTTGCTTTTACGCCTGATGAGGAAATTGGCCGAGGGGCACAACATATTGATTTAAAAGTTTTTGATGCTCGTTGGGCTTATACGGTGGATGGTGGTGCTGTCGGTGAACTCGAATATGAAAATTTTAATGCCGCTAATGTCGCTATAAAAATCGTAGGAAATAACGTTCATCCGGGAACAGCTAAAGGGGTGATGGTGAATGCTTTAGCATTAGCAAATCGTATCCATGCTGAATTACCAAAAGAAGAAACACCTGAAAATACGGAAGGTTATGAGGGTTTTTATCACCTAAACTCAATGAAAGGCTCTGTTGAAAAAGCAGAAATGAATTACCTTATTCGTGATTTTGATAGTCAGGGCTTTGAGGCACGTAAGAAAAATATCATTCGTATTGCAGAGAAAGTAGGGCAAGGTCTACATCCCAGCTGTTATATTGAGCTGACGATCGATGATAGTTATTACAACATGCATAAAGAAGTGATGAAACACCCACATGTTATTGAAATTGCTCATCAAGCTATGAAGGATTGTGGTATTGACCCCATTATTCAACCTATTCGTGGCGGTACTGATGGTGCTCAATTATCTTATCGAGGACTGCCTTGCCCGAATATTTTCACGGGTGGCTATAATTTCCATAGTAAACATGAGTTTATTACATTAGAAGGCATGGAGAAAGCGGTAGAAGTGATTATGCGTATCGCTGAATTGACTGCGCAAAGAGCAAAAAACGAGCAGTAA
- the lolD gene encoding lipoprotein-releasing ABC transporter ATP-binding protein LolD, giving the protein MNKQPLLVCEHLSKIYQEGTLSTQVLKDVCFSMNEGEMMAIVGSSGSGKSTLLHLLGGLDTPSEGEVIFRGQHINRLSSDQRAAIRNKDLGFIYQFHHLLPDFTALENVAMPLLIGGIKKAEAFERATHMLEAVGLAHRSGHRPSELSGGERQRVAIARALVNQPALVLADEPTGNLDLRNADAIFELLGELNSTQGTAFLVVTHDMKLAHRLSRQLEMRDGHLQQDVTLGAV; this is encoded by the coding sequence ATGAATAAACAACCACTTCTTGTCTGTGAGCATTTAAGTAAAATCTATCAAGAAGGGACACTATCAACACAAGTATTAAAAGATGTCTGTTTTTCGATGAATGAAGGCGAAATGATGGCCATTGTTGGTAGCTCAGGTTCCGGTAAAAGCACACTACTGCATCTATTAGGGGGTCTAGATACACCGTCAGAAGGTGAGGTGATTTTCCGCGGTCAGCATATTAATCGACTTTCTTCTGATCAACGAGCGGCTATTCGCAATAAAGACTTAGGATTTATCTACCAGTTTCATCATTTGTTACCTGATTTTACGGCATTAGAAAATGTAGCGATGCCACTATTGATTGGTGGCATCAAAAAAGCCGAAGCTTTTGAGCGTGCAACTCATATGTTGGAGGCTGTCGGGCTAGCTCATCGCTCAGGGCATCGTCCTTCTGAGCTTTCAGGAGGCGAACGTCAGCGTGTGGCGATTGCCAGAGCATTGGTGAATCAACCTGCACTGGTACTGGCGGATGAACCAACAGGTAACCTTGATTTGCGTAATGCAGATGCCATTTTTGAATTATTAGGTGAATTGAATAGCACACAAGGTACGGCATTTCTAGTCGTGACCCATGATATGAAATTAGCCCATCGCTTATCTCGCCAGCTAGAAATGCGTGATGGTCATCTACAACAAGATGTTACTCTGGGGGCAGTGTAA
- the phoP gene encoding two-component system response regulator PhoP, with protein MRILIVEDNALLRHHLTVQLKELGHQVDAAEDAKEADYFLHESRPDIAMVDLGLPDEDGLSMIKRWRSTQINIPVLVLTARESWQEKVQALNSGADDYVTKPFHLEELVARMQALMRRNSGLASQILELDGFVIDLSRKEFMVNGESVKLTAFEYTIIETLLRNNGKVVSKDSLMRQLYPDAELRESHTIDVLMGRLRKKIQQFHAKDVIVTVRGQGYRFDVNG; from the coding sequence ATGCGAATTCTTATCGTTGAAGACAATGCTCTTCTTCGTCACCACTTAACTGTGCAACTTAAAGAACTGGGTCATCAAGTTGATGCAGCTGAAGACGCTAAAGAAGCTGACTATTTTCTACATGAAAGCCGCCCAGATATTGCAATGGTTGACCTCGGCTTACCCGATGAAGATGGTTTATCCATGATTAAACGCTGGCGTAGCACACAAATCAATATCCCTGTTTTAGTGCTGACAGCGCGTGAAAGCTGGCAAGAGAAAGTACAAGCATTAAACAGTGGTGCAGATGACTATGTCACCAAGCCTTTTCACCTTGAAGAGCTAGTCGCTAGGATGCAAGCATTGATGCGGAGAAACAGTGGACTTGCCTCTCAAATTTTAGAGTTAGATGGCTTTGTCATTGATTTATCAAGAAAAGAATTTATGGTAAATGGTGAGTCCGTTAAATTAACTGCTTTTGAATACACCATTATTGAAACCTTGCTCCGCAATAACGGCAAAGTGGTCAGTAAGGATTCCTTGATGCGTCAGCTGTACCCTGACGCGGAGCTGCGTGAGAGTCACACTATTGATGTATTAATGGGGCGGTTACGGAAGAAAATACAACAATTCCACGCAAAAGATGTGATAGTGACAGTCCGTGGGCAAGGCTATCGCTTTGATGTGAATGGCTAA
- the phoQ gene encoding two-component system sensor histidine kinase PhoQ: protein MRSKKFKLKPLSLRARFLCATSAVILALTLSYGIVAILGYLISFDKTTYTLLRSQSNLIYSLVQWQNNKIDIRVPPNFTLNNPTLIIIYNENGQVLWRQREVPNVENLIRRDWLKKEGLYEIDTDIGETRQLLQNNPEFNSKLDDMNHNDEPLTHSVSVNQYGATENLPPLTIVVVDTLPQDLQKTGLVWEWFGYVLLANLILVIPLLWLAAYWSLRPIKSLVSQISSLEKGEREMLDENPPNELRGLVRNLNNLLTNERKRYSKYRTTLSDLTHSLKTPLAVLQSTLRSLRTGKQMTIEQAEPIMLEQIGRISQQVGYYLHRASTQGDNNLMLREITSVPSVLDSLASALHKVYQNKGVSITVDISPEITWLGQPNDFMEVMGNIMENACKYCLEFVEVTAAVGQDSLVITVDDDGPGVPESQRNIIFVRGQRVDTLRPGQGLGLSIALEIIDQYDGNITISDSPLGGARVQVTFRRQSVNEDS, encoded by the coding sequence ATGCGTTCAAAAAAATTTAAACTTAAACCTTTATCGCTGAGAGCACGTTTTTTATGTGCCACCTCAGCGGTTATCCTCGCGCTTACGCTTTCTTACGGTATCGTTGCGATATTAGGCTATCTGATTAGCTTTGATAAAACCACATACACCTTACTTCGTAGCCAAAGTAATCTTATTTATAGCCTAGTTCAGTGGCAAAATAACAAAATTGATATTCGTGTACCGCCAAATTTCACACTGAATAATCCAACACTTATCATCATTTATAATGAAAATGGACAAGTACTTTGGCGACAACGTGAAGTGCCTAATGTCGAAAATCTTATTCGTCGTGATTGGCTAAAAAAAGAAGGCCTGTACGAAATTGATACCGATATTGGTGAAACACGCCAGCTGTTACAAAATAATCCGGAATTTAACAGCAAGTTAGATGATATGAACCACAACGATGAGCCATTAACGCATTCCGTTTCAGTAAACCAATATGGCGCAACAGAAAATCTCCCTCCCCTTACTATTGTTGTGGTTGATACGTTACCCCAAGACTTACAAAAAACAGGGTTAGTTTGGGAGTGGTTTGGTTATGTGCTGCTGGCTAACTTAATTTTAGTGATTCCACTACTTTGGCTGGCTGCATATTGGAGTTTACGTCCAATAAAATCTTTAGTATCACAAATTAGTAGCCTCGAAAAAGGCGAACGTGAAATGTTGGATGAAAACCCACCAAATGAATTACGTGGCTTAGTTCGCAATTTAAATAACTTGCTGACTAATGAACGCAAACGTTATAGCAAATATCGCACTACCCTTTCTGATTTAACACATAGCTTAAAAACGCCTTTGGCCGTTTTGCAATCGACTTTGCGTTCACTGCGAACAGGGAAGCAAATGACCATTGAGCAAGCAGAGCCTATCATGTTAGAACAGATTGGTCGTATCTCTCAACAGGTTGGTTACTATTTACACCGTGCTTCTACTCAAGGCGATAATAACCTGATGTTACGCGAAATCACCTCAGTCCCCTCTGTGTTAGATAGCCTTGCAAGTGCTTTACATAAAGTCTATCAAAATAAAGGCGTGTCGATTACAGTCGATATTTCTCCTGAAATCACCTGGTTAGGCCAACCGAATGACTTTATGGAAGTCATGGGTAATATTATGGAGAATGCGTGTAAATATTGCCTTGAATTTGTCGAGGTGACAGCAGCTGTTGGGCAAGATAGTTTAGTGATTACTGTTGATGATGATGGGCCTGGCGTGCCAGAAAGCCAGCGTAATATCATTTTCGTCCGTGGACAACGCGTAGATACGTTACGCCCAGGTCAAGGCCTTGGATTATCCATTGCCCTTGAAATTATTGACCAATATGACGGTAATATCACGATCAGTGATAGCCCACTTGGCGGCGCCAGAGTACAAGTGACTTTCCGTCGACAGAGTGTCAATGAAGATAGTTAA
- a CDS encoding TIGR00645 family protein, protein MEKLFEKTMYASRWLLAPVYFGLSLTLLALTIKFFQELWHVIPNIFSIPEPDLILILLSLIDMALVGGLLVMVMFSGYENFVSQLNISDSSEKLNWLGKMDATSLKNKVAASIVAISSIHLLKVFMDSKNIPDNKLMWYVIIHLTFVLSAFVMGYLDQSIMKKSK, encoded by the coding sequence ATGGAAAAATTATTTGAAAAAACGATGTATGCTTCACGTTGGTTACTCGCACCTGTCTATTTTGGGCTATCACTGACCTTATTAGCGTTAACCATTAAGTTTTTCCAAGAGCTGTGGCACGTTATCCCCAATATATTTTCTATTCCTGAACCTGATTTAATTCTGATCTTATTATCTTTAATTGATATGGCATTAGTCGGCGGTTTGCTCGTGATGGTAATGTTTTCAGGATACGAAAATTTTGTATCTCAACTTAATATCTCTGACAGCAGCGAAAAATTGAACTGGCTAGGTAAAATGGATGCCACCTCGCTAAAAAATAAGGTCGCAGCCTCAATCGTCGCAATCTCTTCGATTCATTTATTAAAAGTGTTTATGGACTCAAAAAATATACCTGATAATAAGTTAATGTGGTATGTCATCATCCATCTAACCTTTGTTCTTTCTGCATTTGTCATGGGTTACCTCGACCAATCGATCATGAAAAAAAGCAAATAG
- a CDS encoding SDR family NAD(P)-dependent oxidoreductase, which translates to MKKTFLVYGVSKGLGKALIEGIPTAQDTIYGVSRSIPQFIGDNFHWIQTDLADNHSAQTVKTILQDTPIDCLIFNVGIWEKHAFTDEYLFEKTEDTEIVNMIQTNISACILHLKAMLPNLRLGKKSKIILIGSTWGLDNHNGHEVTFSASKYALRGIVQSLRETLRQDKIAISVINLGYLATEYDLSTPIEDVISRTEGALIPLQDVLNAVKFILSTSDATCVKEITMPAMLDENV; encoded by the coding sequence ATGAAAAAAACATTTTTAGTGTATGGTGTTAGTAAAGGATTAGGAAAAGCACTCATAGAGGGTATTCCTACGGCTCAAGATACTATTTATGGGGTTTCTCGTTCAATTCCTCAATTCATTGGCGATAACTTCCATTGGATTCAAACTGATTTAGCAGATAACCATTCAGCGCAAACTGTCAAAACCATTCTTCAAGATACGCCTATTGATTGTCTCATCTTTAACGTCGGTATTTGGGAAAAACATGCTTTTACTGATGAATATCTGTTTGAAAAAACAGAAGACACTGAAATAGTCAATATGATTCAGACCAATATTAGCGCCTGTATCTTGCACCTTAAAGCAATGTTGCCAAACCTACGTCTTGGAAAAAAGAGTAAAATCATTTTAATTGGTTCAACTTGGGGTCTGGATAACCATAATGGTCATGAAGTGACTTTCTCTGCTTCAAAATACGCATTACGCGGTATTGTTCAATCGTTAAGGGAAACACTACGCCAAGATAAAATCGCTATCTCAGTTATAAACCTCGGTTATTTAGCAACTGAATATGATTTATCAACGCCTATCGAAGATGTTATTTCACGAACTGAAGGAGCACTGATCCCATTACAAGACGTATTAAATGCGGTGAAGTTTATCTTAAGTACTAGTGATGCGACCTGTGTAAAAGAAATTACCATGCCGGCTATGTTAGATGAGAACGTCTAA
- a CDS encoding cupin domain-containing protein: MDYKLNLDWQSFLDSHWQKRPLLIKNGFTRFIDPISPDELAGLAMEDEVDSRLVSHNEGIWQVAHGPFESYEHLGEENWSILVQAVDHWHHPSAALMKPFRVLSDWRMDDLMISYSVPGGGVGPHLDQYDVFIIQGEGRRRWRVGEKVPMKQHCPHPDLLQVQPFDAIIDEEMEPGDILYIPPGFPHEGYAIEPSLNYSVGFRAPNTRELMSSFADYLISNDLGSYRYSDPDLSFRDNPAEILQGEQIKLREMMESMLHEPDVFRKWLGEFISQSRHELDLAPPEPPYEQDEIYDLLKTQQETLYKLNGLRALRVGDQFFVNGECLETTCYEAADSLCRYDSVNVQQLGDAIDDVNFIALITALINSGYWYFDD, translated from the coding sequence ATGGATTATAAACTGAATCTTGACTGGCAGAGTTTTCTCGATAGTCATTGGCAGAAACGCCCTTTACTCATCAAAAACGGTTTTACACGTTTTATTGATCCTATCTCGCCTGACGAACTCGCGGGACTAGCGATGGAAGATGAAGTTGATAGCCGCCTTGTCAGCCACAATGAGGGCATATGGCAAGTGGCTCATGGTCCTTTTGAAAGCTATGAGCATTTAGGCGAAGAAAATTGGTCTATTTTAGTGCAGGCAGTAGACCATTGGCATCACCCAAGTGCAGCTTTGATGAAGCCTTTTAGAGTCTTGTCTGATTGGCGAATGGATGACCTCATGATCTCCTATTCTGTGCCCGGGGGTGGTGTTGGGCCTCATTTGGACCAATATGATGTCTTCATTATCCAAGGTGAAGGCCGTAGACGTTGGCGTGTTGGTGAAAAAGTGCCGATGAAACAGCATTGCCCGCACCCTGACCTTCTTCAGGTTCAACCATTCGATGCGATTATCGATGAAGAAATGGAGCCGGGTGATATTCTGTATATTCCACCTGGATTTCCCCATGAAGGTTATGCGATTGAACCATCATTAAACTACTCTGTTGGTTTCCGAGCGCCGAATACACGTGAACTCATGAGTAGCTTTGCAGATTATCTGATCTCAAATGACTTAGGAAGTTATCGTTACAGTGACCCAGACTTGTCATTTAGAGATAACCCTGCCGAGATTTTACAAGGCGAGCAGATTAAGTTACGGGAAATGATGGAATCTATGCTGCATGAACCAGACGTTTTCCGTAAATGGCTGGGTGAATTCATTTCTCAGTCACGTCATGAACTGGATCTTGCACCACCGGAACCACCTTATGAGCAAGACGAAATCTATGACCTTCTCAAAACTCAGCAAGAGACCTTATATAAACTCAATGGGTTGAGAGCACTACGAGTTGGCGACCAGTTTTTTGTCAATGGCGAATGCCTAGAAACAACTTGCTATGAAGCTGCTGATAGCCTATGCCGTTACGATTCCGTTAACGTTCAGCAACTCGGTGATGCTATTGATGATGTGAATTTTATTGCGTTAATCACAGCACTAATCAATAGCGGTTATTGGTATTTCGATGATTAA
- a CDS encoding class IV adenylate cyclase, with the protein MSKHFVGQYEAEIKFKLPHHQQFLHAIKANGADLFTADNTETDYFFDTPDQQLAQQGISMSVREMHPSGIKLWIVKGPEASECKAIDIEDCTHVKKMLTTLGYQCYFTASKIRSIYFLGDAHITIDYLVDIGWFAEFAIMTNESHLLPQLTQQMLRLAQQYGLNETMIERRSYKEIQLAQSNITR; encoded by the coding sequence ATGAGCAAACATTTTGTTGGGCAATATGAGGCAGAAATTAAGTTCAAATTACCTCACCACCAGCAATTTTTACACGCTATCAAGGCTAATGGCGCCGACCTTTTTACTGCCGACAATACGGAAACTGACTACTTTTTTGATACCCCAGATCAGCAACTAGCGCAACAGGGTATAAGTATGTCGGTACGAGAAATGCACCCTTCAGGAATTAAACTGTGGATAGTGAAAGGGCCTGAAGCCTCTGAATGTAAAGCGATTGATATTGAGGATTGTACTCACGTCAAAAAGATGCTCACCACCTTAGGATACCAGTGTTATTTTACTGCCAGTAAAATACGTAGTATCTATTTTCTTGGTGATGCTCACATTACCATTGATTATTTGGTCGATATTGGGTGGTTCGCGGAATTTGCGATTATGACTAACGAATCTCATCTGCTTCCCCAATTAACCCAGCAGATGCTGCGACTCGCTCAGCAATACGGTTTGAATGAAACAATGATTGAACGACGCAGCTATAAAGAGATCCAACTTGCACAGAGCAATATCACTCGCTAA
- the ssuD gene encoding FMNH2-dependent alkanesulfonate monooxygenase: MAIPQKQQLFWFLPTQGDGRYLGTSKGGRAVTLAYLQQLAIAVDNIGFHGVLVPTGKACEDPWVTAAALVSVTQKLRFLVAVRPGLQPPSLAARMAATLDRLSGGRVLINVVTSGDPIENKGDGLFFDHQERYHMTKEFLEVYKPLMNGQQVNYQGDYIQVENAHLLYPPLQPSGPALYLGGSSAEAMEIAAEYVDTYLTWGEPLAEVAEKINQVKQHAADKGHCLEFGIRLHVIVRETEQEAIDEANKLIAHLDDDTIAQAQATFARMDSKGQARMQALHKGSRENLFIAPNLWAGIGLVRVGAGTALVGDPQQIVSRIKEYQAIGITKFILSGYPHLEEAHRFAELVMPLLETSTEILAATSTLNEQSKGEAIGAHSRPK, encoded by the coding sequence ATGGCAATACCGCAAAAACAACAACTATTTTGGTTTTTACCGACGCAGGGAGATGGACGCTACTTAGGAACGTCAAAAGGGGGACGTGCGGTCACTCTAGCGTATTTACAACAGCTCGCGATAGCGGTAGATAATATTGGTTTTCATGGTGTGCTCGTTCCCACAGGAAAGGCATGTGAGGATCCATGGGTAACCGCGGCAGCGCTGGTGTCAGTGACACAAAAATTACGATTTTTAGTCGCGGTTAGGCCTGGCTTACAACCACCAAGTCTTGCGGCGCGTATGGCAGCAACACTGGATAGGCTTTCTGGTGGAAGGGTGCTGATAAATGTGGTGACAAGCGGGGATCCGATAGAAAATAAAGGTGATGGCCTCTTTTTCGATCATCAAGAAAGATATCATATGACGAAAGAGTTCCTTGAAGTCTATAAACCGCTAATGAATGGCCAACAAGTTAATTATCAAGGTGACTATATTCAAGTTGAAAATGCCCATCTACTGTATCCGCCGCTACAACCTTCAGGACCCGCGCTATATTTAGGAGGCTCATCGGCTGAAGCAATGGAAATTGCCGCAGAATATGTTGATACATACTTAACATGGGGTGAGCCATTGGCAGAGGTCGCTGAAAAAATTAATCAGGTTAAGCAACACGCAGCCGATAAAGGTCATTGTCTGGAGTTTGGTATTCGCCTACATGTCATTGTGCGAGAGACTGAACAAGAAGCTATCGATGAAGCCAACAAACTGATTGCCCATCTTGATGATGATACCATTGCACAGGCACAAGCGACCTTTGCACGGATGGACTCGAAGGGGCAGGCTCGTATGCAGGCCCTGCATAAAGGTTCAAGAGAGAATTTATTTATAGCGCCTAATTTATGGGCGGGGATTGGTTTAGTGCGTGTTGGGGCAGGAACGGCACTGGTAGGGGATCCACAACAAATTGTCTCACGCATAAAGGAATACCAAGCTATCGGTATCACCAAATTTATTTTATCGGGTTATCCACACTTAGAAGAAGCTCATCGATTTGCAGAATTGGTCATGCCATTATTAGAGACATCAACAGAGATATTGGCTGCAACATCGACATTAAATGAACAGTCGAAAGGAGAAGCTATTGGGGCACATTCACGTCCGAAATAA